Genomic window (Jatrophihabitans sp.):
CGCCAGCCGCGGTGACTGTCGCGCCGGACCACCCGGTTCCGGATCCCGCCGTTCCGCTGGATCACACGGTGTTCCACTTCGCGGACCTGCGGATCGACGCCTCATCGGGCGAGGTGGCTCTGGACTACCAGCTCCGCGGTGGCAGCGGCGCCCCGATCACCTTCACCGAGCGGCTGCGGTTCCCCGCGCCGCCGCACGAGCTGAGTCAGGAGCGGCGCGAGGCGTTTTCTGCGGTGCTGCGGCTGCTGCACGCCGTCGCCGGGGTCAGCTACTACAAGACCGCGGCCCCGCCGGTGATCGACCTCGGAGCAGCTGCCTTCACAGCTGCCGAGCTGGACTACGTCCGGGCGGTGTACCTGCACGGCCTGCGCGAGTTCGCGTACCAGAACGACCTGCCAGCCGTGCTGAGCACCCGGTTCACCGCCGGCGGGGTCGAGCCGGTCCTGGCTCCGGTCGAACGCGGCGATGCCTCATGGTTCTCAGCCGATTCGCCGCCTCTGGTGCCCTGCGGCGGCGGCAAGGACTCCATTGTCAGCACCGAGGCGATGATGCGGTCGGGACGCGCTCCGGTCGCCTTTGCGGTGAACCCCAACCACATCATCGACGCGGTCGTCCGCGCCTCCGGCCTGAAGCTGCTCAAGGTGACTCGCACGCTGGACCAACGGCTGTTCCAGCTGAACCGCCAGGGCGTCTACAACGGCCATGTCCCGGTGACTGCGGTCAATTCACTGATCGCGGTGGCCTGCAGCGTGCTGCACGGTCTCGGCCCGGTGGTGATGTCCAACGAGTCCTCGGCGTCCTCGCCCAACCTGCACTGGCTTGGTGAGCCCGTCAATCACCAGTGGTCGAAGTCCGCCGAGGCCGAGCTTGCGCTGCAGGCGGCCCTGCGCAGCCGGCTCGGAGTGAGCGGGCTGTACTTCTCCCTGCTGCGCCACCTCAATGAGATGCAGATCGCGCGGCTGTTCTGCGCGAGCACCGCCTATGACGACGTGCTGACCAGTTGCAACAACGCGTACACGATCGACCGCCAGGCGACGCGGCGCTGGTGCCGGGACTGCCCCAAGTGCCGGTTCGTCTTCCTGGCGCTGGCCCCGTTCGCCGGCGTCGAGCGGATGGTCGCCATCTTCGGCGCCAATCTCCTCCAGGACGAGGCCCAGCTGCCCGGATACCGAGCCCTGCTGGGCATCGGAAGCCACAAGCCGTTCGAGTGCGTCGGCGAGATCGAGGAGTCCCGGGCCGCGGTGCTCCGGCTCGGCGAGCTGCCGTCGTGGCGCGACGCGGTGGTGGTTCAGCGACTGCTCACCGAGATCGACGGGCCGCTGCCACCGTGGTCAGAGGTGCTGGAGCGGCAGGGCCCGAGCTACGCGCCTGAGAGCTTTCTCCAGTCGCTGAAAGGCTTGACGGGCGCGGCGCCCACGAGCTCCTAGGTTGCTCGATCCGGCCGGCGCCGGTGGCTGTCAGCCGGGATCGGCGGCAGCCGGCGGCGCGGTCTGGGCGATAGCCTCGGCGAACACCCGTGACCGGTGCTCGTAGTTGTCGAACCGGCCGTAGCTCGGCGCCGCCGGCGACAGCAGCACCACCCCGCCCGCCGGGGTGTGCCGGCGGGCCAGCCGGACCGCGGCGGCCAGGTCCTCAGCACTCAGCGTCAGCAGGGTCGGCACGTCGGCGATCTCCTGCAGGATCCGCTCACCGCTGTCCGGGATCGCGATGACGGTGGCGACGATCTGCTGGGAATGCAGGAAATCGCGCAGCGGACTGTAATCCACACCGCGGTCCTGGCCGCCGACTATCACCGTCAGCGGCCGGTCCGCGAAGGCCTCGATCGCGTGGATCGCCGATTCTGGGATGGTCGAGATCGAGTCGTCGACGAAGGTTATCCCGGACGGGTCCTCGATCGGCATCAGCCGGTGCGCGAGCGGGGCGAAGCCGCTCAGGCCGGCGACCAGCGCGTCCCGCTGCGCCAGGCAGTCGACTCCTACCGCCTGCAACGCTCCGAGGGCGACGCACAGGTTGCTCTCGTTGTGCCGCCCGACCAGGGGCAGCGCGGCCCGGGGCAGCAGCGGCTCGGCGCCGAGGTGGATCCAGGGCTCCCCGCCCGCCCCCGGGGCCACGCGAAAGCTGTCCGGGCCGCCGACCGGGCTGGTCGGCAGATCGGGACCGAACGCGCGCAACTCCGTCGTCAGGCGCTGGTCGTGGGAGTTGAACACCACGCGCTCGGGACCGTGCGCGATGAGGTTGAGCTTGTCCCGGTAGTACTCCCGCTCTCCGCCGCTCCAGTCCAGGTGCTCTGGGTAGAGCGAGGTGAGCACCGCGGTTCGTGGTGAGTCCTCCAGGTCGGCGCACTGGTACATCGACAGCTCCAGGACGTAGAGCTCGCTCTCGGGCAGCGCCAGCGCCGCCGTGCCGATGTTGCCGCCGAGCACGTTGGGCCGTCCCGTCGCCGTCAACAGGTGGGAGATGAGCGTCGCGGTGGTGCTCTTGCCCTTGCTGCCCGTCACGCCGATGGCTCCCGCCGCGTTATCGGCCATCCACAGCGCCGTTCCGCCGGTGACCCGCACCCCGCGCGAGCGGGCCTCCATCAGCCAGGGATGCGTCTGCGCCACACCGGGCGAGCGCACCAGCACCTGCGCCTCCAGGATCGCGGCATGGGCCTCGGCGCCGGTGCGCAGCGGCACCGAACCGGCCAGCTCCGCCCAGCCGGCGCCGCCGGCCAGGAACGTCTCCTGGTCCTGCACCGCGATCAGTTCGGCCGGTCGCATCGGGGCAATCGCCTTCACGGCCGCAATCGCCTCGCGACCGGTGCCCCACACCACCACCCGGCGCCCGCGCAGCTCGGTCAGCTTCACGCGGCCGCCGTCCGGGCGCGCGGTTCGAAACGCCGCAACCGCAGGCTGTTGGAGACGACGAACACCGAGCTCGCCGCCATCGCCGCGCCGGCGATGAGCGGGTTGAGCAGCCCGAAGGCGGCCAGCGGCAGCGCCGCGATGTTGTAGGCGAACGCCCAGAACAGGTTGGTCTTGATGGTCTTCAGCGTCGCGCGGGACAGCCTGATGGCATCGGCCGCGGTCCGCAGGTCGCCACGCACCAAAGTCAGGTCAGCGGCCTGGATGGCGACGTCAGCGCCGGTTCCGATGGCCAGGCCGAGGTCGGCCGCCGCCAGCGCCGCGGCGTCGTTGACGCCATCGCCGACCATGGCCACCCGCTGCCCCCGCTCCCGCAGCTCGCGCACGACCGCGACCTTGCCGGCTGGCAGCACCTCGGCGATCACCTCGGAGATCCCGACCTGGGCCGCAACCGCCTCGGCGGCCCGGCGGTTGTCACCGGTCAGCAGCACCGGCTTCAGCCCCAGCTCGAGGAACTCGCGCACGGCGGCGGCCGAACTCGCCTTGACGGTGTCCGCGACGGCGATGGCGGCTCGCACCCGGGAGTCCCAACCAACCCAGACCACGGTCTGCCCGAGACTGTGCGCGTGCTCGGCGGCCGCGGTCAGCTCGGCCGGCATGGTCATCGCGTGCTGTTCCTGCAGCCAGCGCTGCCGGCCGGCGACGACCGCATGACCGGCTACCACGCCGGACACCCCGAGTCCCTCGTGGTTGCGGAATTCCGACACCGCGCCCAGCGGCGCGCCGACCTTGTCGAGGGCGTGCGCGGCGACCGCGCGCGCGATCGGGTGCTCCGAGGCAGCCTCCAGCGCGCCGGCCAGTCGCAGCAGCTGATCGGCGTCGGCGCCCGGGGCCAGGAACACGCCCGTCACGCTCATCCGCCCGGTGGTGACGGTGCCGGTCTTGTCCAGCACGATCGTGTCGATGCGCCGGGTCGACTCCAGAACCTGAGGGCCCCTGAGCAGGATGCCGAGCTGCGCGCCGCGGCCGGTGCCGACCAGCAGCGCGGTGGGAGTGGCCAGGCCCAGCGCGCACGGGCAGGCGATGATCAGCACCGCGACAGCCGCGGCGAACGCGGTGGCCGAGCTGGCGCCGGAGAGAAGCCAGGCCAGCAGGGTGAGCAGTGACAGGCCGATGACGATCGGCACGAAGACCGCCGACACCCGGTCGGCCAGCCGCTGCACCTCGGCCTTTCCGTTCTGGGCCTCGGTGACCAGGCGCGCGATCTGGGCCAGCTGGGTGTCAGAGCCGACACGGTTGGCGCGGACCACCAGCCGGCCACCGGAGTTCAGGGTCGCGCCGACCACGCTGTCACCGGCGCCGACCTCGACCGGCACGGATTCACCCGTCAGCAGCGAGGCATCCACCGCCGAGCTTCCCTCTAGAACGATGCCGTCGGTGGCGATCTTCTCACCGGGCCGCACCACGAACACGTCCCCGGCGGCGAGCTGGCCGATCGGGATCCGCTGTTCGGCGCCGGTGTCGGCGCGCAGTACCGTGACGTCCTTGGCCCCGAGGTCGAGCAGCGCGCGCAGCGCCGCGCCGGACTGCTTCTTGGCGCGCGCCTCGAAGTACCGTCCGGCGAGCAGGAACACCGTGACCACCGAGGCGACCTCGAGATAGATCTCATCGGCGCCGCCGCGAGCCGGTAGCAGGGTGAAGTCCATACGCATGCCGGGCATGCCGGCATCGCCGAGGAACAGCGCCCACAACGACCACAGGAACGCCGCGCTCACCCCGAGTGAGATGAGGGTGTCCATGGTGGCGGCCCGATGCCGGGCGTTGGCCAGCGCGGCCCGGTGAAACGGCCAGCCGCCCCACACGACGACCGGCGCGGCCAGAGTCAGCGAGGCCCATTGCCAATAGTCGAACTGCAGAAACGGGATCATGGCCAGCACCAGCACCGGCGCGGCCAGCGCGGCCGAGACCAGCAGCCGCTGCCTGAGCTGAGCGGTGTCGGAGTCGGGCTGGGCGTTGGGCTCGGCGTCCGGGGCTCGGGACGGGCGCGGCAGCGTCGCGGTGTAGCCAGTGGCTTCGACGGTGGCGATCAGCTCGGCCTCGGTGACGCTGTCGGGAAAGCGGACCTTGGCGGTCTCGGTGGCGTAGTTGACGCTGGCGGTGACGCCGGCCAGCTTGTTCAGCTTCTTCTCCACCCGCGCCGCGCAGGACGCGCAGGTCATCCCGCCGATGTTCAGTTCGACGGCGTGACCGGGCGCGGCCGTTGGGGCGTCCGCGCCGGGCAGTTCCCCGACCGGGCCGGGGCGGTGTCCGAGAGTCACGAAAGGGTCAGCCTTCGACCAGGCGGTAATCGCCGGCCTCGTCCAGCGCGGCGTTCACCTGCTCCGGGCGCAACGGCTGCGCGCTGGTCACGGTGACGGCGGAGACGCCTGCCGGGTCGAGATCGACCGCCACGTCGGACACCCCGTCGATGCTTTTGAGTTCGCTGCTGACCGCATTGACGCAGTGGCCGCAGGTCATGCCGGCCACCTGGTAGGTGGAGCTGGTCACACTGTCCTCCTAAGTAATTGCCTTGATCGATATGCCCGGCGCTGGCTGGCCGGTCAGGAGCGCACCAGCCGGGCGATGGCGGCCGAGGCTTCCTTGACCTTGTCCTCGGCATCCTGACCGCCAGCCTGGATGGCGCCCGCCACGCAGTGCCCGAGGTGCTCCTCCAGCAGTGACAGGGCCACCGCCTCCAGCGCCTTGGTGGCGGCCGCGACCTGGGTGAGCACATCTATGCAGTAGGTGTCGGCCTCGACCATCCGCTGCAGGCCTCGCACCTGCCCCTCGATCCGGCGCAGCCGTTTGAGGTGGGCGTCCTTGGTGGTCGAATATCCCGGCGGGTGCTGGTCCTGCTCTGGCACGTGAAGACTCCCTCAGCTGCTGACGCTTCCCCACCCTCCAGGGTACCCCATACCGGTATCGGGTTCAAAACGCTGACTGCCGCGGCAACTTCCACGCTAGACGAATTCGCTGCCTAAAGAGCAAGCCCAAGGAAGACAGCGAGGGGATATGTCCCCAACAATTCTCTTAGATCTCAGCGGTATCTAGTGGTCCAGCCAGCCAGCGTCCAGTGCCAGAGATCCAGCAAACCAGGGGCTTGCCCTCTCAGGGAGAGCCTCAGCCGGAGTCTAGGAGGACTGCGATGGGCAACATGCATCATTCGGTGTCGGCATGGGACACCATCGGAGCGGTACTGCTGCTCGGGTGGGCGGTGGCCATGTGGGGCGCGGTCGCCATGCTGGCCGTAGCCAACCGCAGGGGGGTGCGGCCCGGGGTGTTCTGGGGCGCCGCCGGCGTGATCGGGATCGGCCTGGTAGGCCAGGTCGGCCACGTGCAGGAGCACGTCGCGCAATCCGCCTACTGGATCGCCAAT
Coding sequences:
- the murD gene encoding UDP-N-acetylmuramoyl-L-alanine--D-glutamate ligase, with translation MKLTELRGRRVVVWGTGREAIAAVKAIAPMRPAELIAVQDQETFLAGGAGWAELAGSVPLRTGAEAHAAILEAQVLVRSPGVAQTHPWLMEARSRGVRVTGGTALWMADNAAGAIGVTGSKGKSTTATLISHLLTATGRPNVLGGNIGTAALALPESELYVLELSMYQCADLEDSPRTAVLTSLYPEHLDWSGGEREYYRDKLNLIAHGPERVVFNSHDQRLTTELRAFGPDLPTSPVGGPDSFRVAPGAGGEPWIHLGAEPLLPRAALPLVGRHNESNLCVALGALQAVGVDCLAQRDALVAGLSGFAPLAHRLMPIEDPSGITFVDDSISTIPESAIHAIEAFADRPLTVIVGGQDRGVDYSPLRDFLHSQQIVATVIAIPDSGERILQEIADVPTLLTLSAEDLAAAVRLARRHTPAGGVVLLSPAAPSYGRFDNYEHRSRVFAEAIAQTAPPAAADPG
- a CDS encoding heavy metal translocating P-type ATPase — its product is MTLGHRPGPVGELPGADAPTAAPGHAVELNIGGMTCASCAARVEKKLNKLAGVTASVNYATETAKVRFPDSVTEAELIATVEATGYTATLPRPSRAPDAEPNAQPDSDTAQLRQRLLVSAALAAPVLVLAMIPFLQFDYWQWASLTLAAPVVVWGGWPFHRAALANARHRAATMDTLISLGVSAAFLWSLWALFLGDAGMPGMRMDFTLLPARGGADEIYLEVASVVTVFLLAGRYFEARAKKQSGAALRALLDLGAKDVTVLRADTGAEQRIPIGQLAAGDVFVVRPGEKIATDGIVLEGSSAVDASLLTGESVPVEVGAGDSVVGATLNSGGRLVVRANRVGSDTQLAQIARLVTEAQNGKAEVQRLADRVSAVFVPIVIGLSLLTLLAWLLSGASSATAFAAAVAVLIIACPCALGLATPTALLVGTGRGAQLGILLRGPQVLESTRRIDTIVLDKTGTVTTGRMSVTGVFLAPGADADQLLRLAGALEAASEHPIARAVAAHALDKVGAPLGAVSEFRNHEGLGVSGVVAGHAVVAGRQRWLQEQHAMTMPAELTAAAEHAHSLGQTVVWVGWDSRVRAAIAVADTVKASSAAAVREFLELGLKPVLLTGDNRRAAEAVAAQVGISEVIAEVLPAGKVAVVRELRERGQRVAMVGDGVNDAAALAAADLGLAIGTGADVAIQAADLTLVRGDLRTAADAIRLSRATLKTIKTNLFWAFAYNIAALPLAAFGLLNPLIAGAAMAASSVFVVSNSLRLRRFEPRARTAAA
- a CDS encoding heavy-metal-associated domain-containing protein, whose amino-acid sequence is MTSSTYQVAGMTCGHCVNAVSSELKSIDGVSDVAVDLDPAGVSAVTVTSAQPLRPEQVNAALDEAGDYRLVEG
- a CDS encoding metal-sensitive transcriptional regulator translates to MPEQDQHPPGYSTTKDAHLKRLRRIEGQVRGLQRMVEADTYCIDVLTQVAAATKALEAVALSLLEEHLGHCVAGAIQAGGQDAEDKVKEASAAIARLVRS